From the Streptomyces nigrescens genome, one window contains:
- a CDS encoding MASE1 domain-containing protein: MVRTEELRRLAPAALTILVLAGVYYGTAQIGLLEQVVIAGARVTPLWPPTGISLSCLLLLGLWTWPGIALGTLLVVASLSPLDVSVLGIMAGNTLAPVCAYLMLRRVGFHTGLDRLRDGVALVALGAFAGMLISATVGSGTLLLSGALPAGGFWRTWAAWWVGDAMGILVVTPLVLACRKVRWPQGVPAHRWAEATALLVASVAVSLVAVTSELSLLFLVFPLIVWAALRFQLAGAAPCVLLVSVLAIMAATRRTGPFEGQSLLEAMVNLQALNTSAALTALLLAAIVTEQNSIRRKIEQACRELADVVDRLAPGESRRRWPPEGEDG, from the coding sequence GTGGTGCGCACCGAGGAACTCCGCCGTCTCGCACCGGCAGCCCTGACGATCCTCGTGCTCGCCGGTGTCTACTACGGGACCGCACAGATCGGGCTGCTGGAGCAGGTGGTGATCGCGGGTGCCCGGGTCACACCGTTATGGCCGCCCACCGGCATCTCCCTGAGCTGTCTGCTGCTCCTGGGCCTGTGGACCTGGCCCGGCATCGCCCTCGGCACACTTCTGGTCGTCGCCTCCCTCAGCCCGCTCGATGTCTCGGTCCTCGGCATCATGGCGGGCAACACCCTGGCCCCGGTGTGCGCCTACTTGATGCTCCGTCGGGTGGGCTTCCATACCGGGCTCGACCGGCTGCGCGACGGGGTGGCGCTGGTCGCCCTCGGCGCCTTCGCCGGGATGCTGATCAGCGCGACGGTGGGCAGCGGGACGCTTCTCCTCAGCGGTGCGCTGCCGGCCGGCGGCTTCTGGCGGACCTGGGCGGCGTGGTGGGTGGGCGACGCCATGGGCATCCTCGTCGTCACCCCGCTCGTCCTCGCCTGCCGCAAGGTCCGGTGGCCGCAGGGCGTCCCCGCCCATCGGTGGGCCGAGGCCACGGCCCTGCTGGTCGCGTCGGTCGCGGTCTCGCTGGTGGCGGTCACCAGCGAGCTCTCACTGCTGTTCCTGGTCTTTCCGCTGATCGTGTGGGCGGCGCTGCGCTTCCAGCTCGCGGGGGCGGCGCCCTGTGTGCTGCTGGTGTCCGTCCTGGCCATCATGGCGGCGACGCGCCGCACCGGACCGTTCGAGGGCCAGAGCCTGCTGGAGGCGATGGTCAACCTGCAGGCGCTCAACACGTCCGCGGCGCTCACCGCGCTGCTGCTGGCGGCCATCGTCACCGAGCAGAACAGCATCCGCCGCAAGATCGAGCAGGCCTGCCGCGAACTGGCCGACGTGGTGGACCGGCTCGCCCCCGGGGAGAGCCGGCGCCGGTGGCCGCCGGAGGGGGAGGACGGCTGA
- a CDS encoding PP2C family protein-serine/threonine phosphatase produces MLRRRPPRSASADDLLTTLGRLTAQAREGAEKQRARVELAEALQREMLPSVLPGTPGLRAAATYAPARHGLDIGGDWYDGFPLPDGSLAFCVGDVQGHDVEAAAFMGQIRFGLRAVAGHAADPGEVLSRANDLLLSVDCGLFATCTFVRFDPVAWELTSARAGHVPGIWATTDGRSGLADDPGGLPLGIVPGERYPVARRRFATAGAFVLLTDGVVEGPSFPIEAGLTQVTRLVSANADGDPATVADAAMSVAEFTGHTDDSAVLVLRFDAAPPRAG; encoded by the coding sequence ATGCTTCGGCGTCGTCCCCCGCGGTCGGCGAGCGCGGACGATCTGCTGACCACGCTCGGGCGGCTGACCGCCCAGGCGCGGGAAGGCGCCGAGAAACAGCGGGCCCGGGTCGAGCTCGCCGAGGCGCTGCAGCGGGAGATGCTGCCTTCCGTATTGCCGGGAACACCGGGGCTGCGCGCCGCCGCCACCTACGCCCCCGCCCGGCACGGCCTGGACATCGGGGGCGACTGGTACGACGGCTTCCCGCTGCCCGACGGATCGCTCGCCTTCTGCGTCGGCGATGTGCAGGGCCATGACGTCGAGGCGGCCGCCTTCATGGGGCAGATCCGCTTCGGGCTGCGGGCCGTCGCAGGCCACGCCGCCGATCCCGGAGAGGTGCTGAGCCGGGCCAACGACCTGCTGCTCTCGGTCGACTGCGGGCTCTTCGCGACCTGCACCTTCGTCCGCTTCGACCCGGTCGCCTGGGAGCTGACCAGCGCCCGCGCCGGCCATGTACCCGGAATCTGGGCCACCACCGACGGCCGGTCCGGCCTCGCCGATGACCCAGGGGGCCTGCCGCTGGGCATCGTGCCGGGGGAGAGGTACCCGGTCGCCCGCCGCCGGTTCGCCACCGCGGGAGCGTTCGTGCTGCTCACCGACGGGGTCGTCGAAGGGCCGTCGTTCCCGATAGAGGCGGGGCTGACCCAGGTGACCCGGCTGGTCAGCGCCAATGCCGACGGCGATCCGGCCACCGTGGCGGATGCGGCGATGAGCGTCGCCGAGTTCACCGGGCACACCGACGACTCCGCGGTGCTCGTGCTGCGCTTCGACGCGGCGCCGCCCAGAGCCGGGTGA
- a CDS encoding APC family permease, producing the protein MAESQVSGEGDGADVPEVQAQERRLRRDLGFWGLTGIGFSNIVGSGWLFAAMYAAQTAGPAALLSWVGAGLLCGLVALVMIELGASRPEGGGTVRWPLFASGRLVGTLIGWSTLLSVGGTAAEISAIMQYAAHYLPGIYNGHTLTLSGLALAAGLSTVLTALNWFAVRMFAQLNNLVSVFKIVIPVVTVIALIASGWHSGRLTDHGGFAPYGYVACLTALAGGGIVYSVNGFQAPLDFSGETRNPRRTIPAAVLTGIGLAVLMYLALQLAFLFTVPEHLLGNGWQGVSFESPFGQLALILNLHWLASLLYADAVLSPGGSAYVGVAINARHTYALAKNGTIPRFFMKVNERFGIPRRALAINLVVIMVFLLPFGGWQDIVSVMGTMYLLIYAASAVAVAVFRAEPGGRTAGWIPGLGWIAPLSFVVASEFIYWSGWHDLRLALPLVLGGLLIFLVMRRSGARDKAALESDGAGPSRSLGAELRTGAWLVAYLIALTALSWLGTFEGSGRLPAPYDSVTVAALALAVFFWAVRSGVRHLEVARPIAV; encoded by the coding sequence GTGGCGGAGAGTCAGGTATCGGGTGAGGGCGACGGGGCCGATGTCCCGGAAGTGCAGGCGCAGGAGCGCCGATTGCGCCGTGACCTGGGCTTCTGGGGGCTGACGGGCATCGGCTTCTCCAATATCGTCGGCTCCGGCTGGCTGTTCGCCGCCATGTACGCGGCCCAGACGGCCGGCCCCGCGGCGCTGCTCTCCTGGGTCGGCGCCGGTCTGCTGTGCGGGCTGGTCGCCCTGGTCATGATCGAACTCGGCGCGTCCCGGCCGGAGGGCGGCGGCACGGTCCGCTGGCCCCTGTTCGCCAGCGGCCGGCTCGTCGGCACCCTCATCGGCTGGTCGACGCTGCTGTCGGTGGGCGGCACCGCGGCCGAGATCAGCGCGATCATGCAGTACGCCGCGCACTACCTGCCGGGCATCTACAACGGCCACACCCTCACGCTCTCCGGCCTGGCCCTGGCCGCCGGCCTGAGCACCGTGCTGACGGCGCTGAACTGGTTCGCGGTGCGGATGTTCGCCCAACTCAACAACCTGGTCTCGGTGTTCAAGATCGTGATCCCGGTCGTCACCGTGATCGCGCTGATCGCCTCCGGCTGGCACTCCGGCCGTCTGACGGACCACGGCGGCTTCGCCCCGTACGGCTATGTCGCCTGCCTGACCGCGCTGGCCGGCGGCGGCATCGTCTACTCCGTCAACGGATTCCAGGCACCGCTGGACTTCTCGGGCGAGACCCGCAACCCCCGCCGGACCATTCCCGCCGCGGTGCTCACCGGCATCGGGCTCGCCGTCCTCATGTACCTGGCCCTGCAACTGGCGTTCCTCTTCACCGTCCCCGAGCATCTGCTCGGCAACGGCTGGCAGGGCGTCTCCTTCGAGTCACCGTTCGGCCAGCTCGCCCTGATCCTCAATCTGCACTGGCTGGCCAGCCTGCTGTACGCGGACGCGGTGCTCTCGCCCGGCGGTTCGGCGTACGTCGGCGTGGCGATCAACGCGCGGCACACCTACGCGCTCGCCAAGAACGGCACCATCCCCCGCTTCTTCATGAAGGTCAACGAGCGGTTCGGCATCCCGCGCCGGGCCCTGGCGATCAACCTCGTCGTCATCATGGTCTTCCTGCTGCCGTTCGGCGGCTGGCAGGACATCGTCAGCGTCATGGGCACCATGTATCTGCTGATCTACGCCGCCTCCGCGGTCGCGGTCGCCGTGTTCCGGGCCGAACCGGGCGGCCGTACCGCCGGCTGGATCCCGGGGCTGGGCTGGATCGCGCCGCTCAGCTTCGTGGTGGCCAGCGAGTTCATCTACTGGTCGGGCTGGCACGATCTGCGCCTCGCCCTGCCCCTGGTGCTCGGCGGCCTGCTGATCTTCCTGGTCATGCGCCGTTCCGGCGCCCGTGACAAGGCCGCCCTGGAAAGCGACGGCGCCGGCCCGAGCCGCTCACTCGGCGCCGAACTCCGCACCGGCGCCTGGCTGGTGGCCTATCTGATCGCCCTGACGGCGCTCTCCTGGCTGGGCACCTTCGAGGGCTCCGGCCGGCTGCCGGCGCCGTACGACTCGGTCACCGTGGCCGCCCTCGCGCTCGCGGTCTTCTTCTGGGCCGTGCGGTCCGGCGTCCGGCATCTGGAGGTGGCCCGCCCCATAGCCGTCTGA
- a CDS encoding acyl-CoA carboxylase epsilon subunit, protein MSTSTDASTVISETAPLGEGTTLDERAVNGTAAPVSEGASVDGAPSVNGAPSADGDASAGVGTAPDERTAAGEGTPSGGNTAAGEGTAVGHATPLDGSAPVDDPPASWLRIEKGHAEPEEIAAISVVLCAQLAGLRALAEDGRPEDRPPGRRHPPRRHACWSGCWTCG, encoded by the coding sequence ATGAGCACATCCACCGACGCGAGCACCGTCATCAGCGAGACCGCCCCCCTCGGTGAGGGCACCACCCTGGACGAGCGCGCAGTCAACGGCACCGCCGCACCCGTCAGCGAGGGGGCATCCGTCGACGGGGCCCCCTCCGTCAACGGCGCCCCCTCCGCCGACGGGGATGCCTCCGCCGGCGTGGGTACGGCCCCCGACGAGCGCACCGCCGCCGGTGAGGGCACACCCTCCGGCGGGAACACGGCCGCCGGCGAGGGGACCGCCGTCGGCCACGCCACGCCCCTCGACGGGAGCGCGCCCGTCGACGATCCGCCCGCCTCCTGGCTGCGTATCGAGAAGGGCCATGCCGAGCCGGAGGAAATCGCGGCGATCAGCGTGGTGCTGTGCGCCCAACTTGCCGGTCTGCGCGCCCTCGCCGAAGACGGCCGGCCCGAGGATCGGCCTCCGGGCCGACGGCACCCTCCGCGCCGCCACGCATGCTGGTCGGGCTGCTGGACCTGCGGCTGA